A genomic stretch from Falco cherrug isolate bFalChe1 chromosome 3, bFalChe1.pri, whole genome shotgun sequence includes:
- the MYC gene encoding myc proto-oncogene protein, translating into MPLSAGFPSKNYDYDYDSVQPYFYFEEEEENFYLAAQQRGSELQPPAPSEDIWKKFELLPTPPLSPSRRSSLAAASCFPSTADQLEIVTELLGGDMVNQSFICDPDDESFVKSIIIQDCMWSGFSAAAKLEKVVSEKLASYQAARREGGPAAARPGPPPAAPPPGLAASPAASAGLYLHDLGAAAADCIDPSVVFPYPLSERAPRAGPPGASPASLLGNDTPPTTSSDSEEEQEEDEEIDVVTLAEANESESSTESSTETSEEHSKPHHSPLVLKRCHVNIHQHNYAAPPSTKVEYPAAKRLKLDSGRVLKQISNNRKCSSPRTSDSEENDKRRTHNVLERQRRNELKLSFFALRDQIPEVANNEKAPKVVILKKATEYVLSIQSDEHRLIAEKEQLRRRREQLKHKLEQLRNSCA; encoded by the exons ATGCCGCTCAGCGCCGGCTTCCCCAGCAAGAACTACGACTACGATTACGACTCGGTGCAGCCCTACTTCTACttcgaggaggaggaggagaacttCTACCTGGCGGCGCAGCAGCGGGGCAGCGagctgcagccccccgccccgtccGAGGACATCTGGAAGAAGTTTGAACTGCTGCCCACGCcgcccctctcccccagccgCCGCTCCAGCCTGGCCGCCgcctcctgcttcccctccaCCGCCGACCAGCTGGAGATAGTGACCGAGCTCCTCGGGGGAGACATGGTCAACCAGAGCTTCATCTGCGACCCGGACGACGAGTCCTTCGTCAAGTCCATCATCATCCAGGACTGCATGTGGAGCGGCTTCTCCGCCGCCGCCAAGCTGGAGAAGGTGGTCTCCGAGAAGCTGGCCTCCTACCAGGCTGCCCGCCGGGAggggggccccgccgccgcccgccccggcccgccgcccgccgcgccgccgcccggcctcgctgcctcccccgccgcctccgccggcCTCTACCTGCACGACctgggcgccgccgccgccgacTGCATCGACCCCTCGGTGGTCTTCCCCTACCCGCTCAGCGAgcgcgccccccgcgccgggccgcccGGCGCCAGCCCCGCGTCCCTGCTGGGCAACGACACGCCGCCCACCACCAGCAGCGACTCGG AAGAAGAACAAGAGGAAGACGAGGAAATCGATGTAGTTACATTAGCTGAAGCGAATGAATCTGAATCCAGCACAGAATCCAGCACAGAGACGTCAGAAGAGCACAGtaagccccaccacagcccactggTTCTCAAACGGTGTCACGTCAACATCCATCAGCACAATTATGCCGCGCCTCCCTCCACCAAGGTTGAATACCCAGCTGCAAAAAGGCTAAAGTTGGACAGTGGCAGAGTTCTCAAACAGATCAGCAACAACCGAAAATGCTCGAGTCCCCGCACGTCAGATTCGGAAGAGAACGACAAGAGGCGAACGCACAACGTCTTGGAGCGCCAGAGGAGAAATGAGCTGAAGCTGAGTTTCTTTGCCTTGCGTGACCAGATACCCGAGGTGGCCAACAACGAAAAGGCGCCCAAGGTTGTCATCCTGAAAAAAGCAACGGAGTACGTTCTTTCCATCCAGTCGGACGAACACAGACTGATTGCAGAGAAAGAGCAGTTGAGGCGGAGGAGAGAACAGTTGAAACACAAACTCGAGCAGCTAAGGAACTCTTGTGCATAG